A genome region from Chelonia mydas isolate rCheMyd1 chromosome 12, rCheMyd1.pri.v2, whole genome shotgun sequence includes the following:
- the LOC102943043 gene encoding uncharacterized protein LOC102943043: MKELKAAAPAKQDILRDYLAYYGTKWWEGKLLICNETTIKTKAKHFLESDACPAERFSRFGFYSIAENCLKMKKQQGGNVFKSLIQAFEFLELLCINLFLSPWRKEIKSLKTFTGNFVYSVQSVLPENVVKTILEKIGYIATTATEYSLVRKINEEETKETAFEIFLARIECETILEMINEVQHSDLGDILQRRAQMHWYHEENKDRESQPFQREDSENLGNKENNEISSCLGAQQKSSTKSEKSFETAGNSKIKDESHFKPAAAMPQLPSAQSTSRLQAHQRQVSESAHSHGKCSDSEDFLNKYSDIVIRQKPIFSENSSQKAFEEKLRGDQSEECVLVISTPLTANEAGPKPLSPGASGPQAFAIFTDATPESRNALDKYRAQEVPEETIEAKISDAMNCIGNPTNPADQPQELKPLSHGNTVVTECNLTREDKVCEVSLSFSKLKIQEASDEELMYPVEETAQPECIMNVNTSDKDSRECNHSKMKYTYPSRVQTTNKAPFSVGQSSSNLPGNASGGPECPTTGSDNKRLLMDMPGTHATSEGFRYIREPPNLTYIPPRSIYVPPSGPSATTVNCRKSHLQPEGGLLESSSSTDKGKFETHTSNMNEANQEDYVFIMKDGE; the protein is encoded by the exons ATGAAGGAGCTGaaagcagcagcaccagccaAACAAGACATTTTAAGGGACTACCTTGCATACTATGGCACGAAGTGGTGGGAAGGAAAACTTTTGATCTGCAACGAGACAACGATAAAAACAAAAGCTAAACACTTCCTGGAGTCTGATGCCTGCCCTGCTGAGAGATTTAGCAGGTTTGGCTTCTACAGCATTGCAGAGAActgcttaaaaatgaaaaagcaacaaGGAGGCAATGTTTTCAAAAGCCTGATCCAAGCTTTCGAGTTCCTAGAGCTGCTCTGCATCAACCTGTTCCTCTCTCCTTGGAGAAAAGAAATAAAGTCGCTGAAG acgtTTACAGGTAATTTTGTCTACTCTGTTCAATCAGTGCTCCCAGAAAACGTAGTAAAAACAATACTGGAGAAAATAGGTTACATTGCAACAACAGCAACAGAGTATTCACTTGTCAGAAAGATAAATGAGGAGGAAACAAAAGAGACTGCATTTGAAATATTTCTTGCAAGAATCGAGTGTGAAACCATCCTTGAAATGATAAACGAAGTGCAACACAGTGATTTGGGGGACATTCTACAGAGGAGAGCACAAATGCATTGGTATCATGAAGAGAACAAGGACAGAGAGAGTCAACCCTTCCAGAGAGAGGACTCTGAAAATCtgggaaacaaagaaaataatgagATTTCTTCATGCCTTGGTGCTCAACAGAAGTCCTCAACAAAGAGTGAGAAATCCTTTGAAACTGCTGGAAATAGTAAGATCAAAGATGAATcccattttaaacctgctgctgctATGCCTCAGTTACCATCAGCTCAGTCCACTAGCAGGCTTCAAGCACACCAAAGGCAAGTCAGTGAGTCAGCACACTCTCATGGCAAATGCTCAGATAGCGAAGACTTCTTGAACAAATACAGTGACATTGTCATAAGACAAAAGCCTATCTTCAGTGAGAATTCTTCTCAGAAAGCGTTCGAAGAGAAGCTAAGAGGCGATCAGAGTGAAGAATGCGTTTTGGTGATCTCAACACCGTTGACAGCAAATGAAGCTGGCCCCAAACCGCTCTCACCAGGTGCAAGCGGCCCACAAGCCTTTGCAATATTTACTGACGCTACTCCTGAAAGCAGAAATGCCCTTGATAAATACAGAGCCCAAGAGGTCCCTGAAGAAACCATTGAAGCAAAAATCAGTGATGCCATGAATTGCATAGGCAACCCCACAAATCCTGCAGATCAACCCCAGGAGCTGAAGCCCCTGTCCCATGGCAACACAGTTGTTACGGAATGTAATTTAACCAGAGAAGACAAAGTTTGTGAAGTGTCTTTATCTTTTAGCAAACTAAAAATCCAGGAAGCCAGTGATGAAGAGCTTATGTATCCAGTAGAGGAAACTGCACAACCTGAGTGTATAATGAATGTAAATACAAGTGATAAAGACTCCAGAGAATGCAATCACTCCAAGATGAAATATACATATCCATCTAGGGTTCAGACAACAAATAAAGCACCTTTCAGCGTTGGTCAGTCTTCCTCAAACCTACCTGGTAATGCCAGTGGGGGCCCTGAGTGTCCTACCACTGGCTCAGATAACAAGAGACTATTAATGGATATGCCTGGTACACATGCAACTTCAGAGGGTTTCAGATATATCAGAGAGCCACCTAATCTCACTTACATCCCTCCCAGAAGTATTTATGTTCCACCTTCAGGCCCTAGCGCCACCACTGTGAATTGTAGGAAGAGCCACTTACAGCCTGAAGGAGGCTTGCTTGAGTCCTCTTCATCTACAGACAAAGGAAAGTTTGAGACTCACACTTCAAACATGAATGAAGCTAACCAAGAGGACTATGTATTTATCATGAAGGATGGTGAATAA